The proteins below come from a single Brassica napus cultivar Da-Ae unplaced genomic scaffold, Da-Ae ScsIHWf_340;HRSCAF=540, whole genome shotgun sequence genomic window:
- the LOC125603520 gene encoding uncharacterized protein LOC125603520, which yields MATDTTASSYWLNWRVLCCALILLAPLLLAAILIWRYEGKRREGREHPGTLFQEEAWSTCYKRVHPRWLLAFRVFSFAAMLTLLISNVVRDGAGIFYFYTQWTFTLVTLYFGYASLLSIYGCCIHNKEAGGHTESYTSIHDPEQGTYRPPITGDEAGTTPKSPIEHSEAPVREAAGFWVYVFQIQFQTCAGAVVLTDIVFWGIIYPFTNGYKLSFLDVCMHSLNAVFLLGDTCLNSLRFPLFRISYFVLWSCIYVAYQWIIHAFKNLWWPYQFLSLSSPYAPLWYLGVTVMHIPCFAVFALVIKMKSSLLRRHNS from the exons ATGGCTACTGATACAACAGCCTCAAGTTACTGGTTGAATTGGAGGGTCCTTTGCTGCGCATTAATCCTCTTAGCTCCACTACTGTTAGCAGCAATTCTCATTTGGAGATACGAAGGCAAAAGAAGAGAAGGACGAGAACACCCTGGGACATTGTTTCAAGAAGAAGCTTGGAGCACATGTTATAAAAGAGTGCATCCTCGTTGGTTGCTTGCCTTTAGAGTATTCTCATTTGCTGCAATGCTGACTCTTCTCATTTCAAATGTTGTTCGCGATGGAGCTGGCATATTTTACTTCTATACTCA GTGGACGTTTACTCTTGTCACACTCTACTTTGGG TATGCTTCGTTGTTATCTATTTATGGATGCTGCATCCACAATAAAGAAGCTGGTGGCCACACAGAGAGTTACACAAGCATACATGATCCAGAACAAGGCACTTATAGACCACCAATCACCGGTGATGAGGCTGGAACTACACCAAAATCTCCCATTGAACATTCAGAAGCACCCGTCCGAGAAGCAGCAGGGTTTTGGGTTTATGTCTTTCAGATCCAGTTCCAA ACTTGTGCTGGTGCTGTTGTGCTAACAGATATCGTGTTTTGGGGGATTATCTACCCCTTTACTAATGGTTACAAACTGAGTTTT CTAGATGTTTGTATGCATTCTCTCAACGCTGTGTTTCTCCTCGGTGACACGTGTCTCAATTCATTA CGGTTCCCTCTGTTCCGGATCTCTTACTTTGTACTTTGGAGCTGCATTTACGTGGCTTACCAGTGGATAATCCATGCCTTCAAGAACTTATG GTGGCCATATCAATTTCTTAGTCTTTCTTCACCGTACGCACCCTTATG GTACTTGGGAGTGACAGTGATGCATATACCGTGCTTTGCAGTCTTCGCTTTGGTCATAAAGATGAAGAGTTCCTTGCTACGGCGTCACAACTCATGA
- the LOC125603518 gene encoding uncharacterized protein LOC125603518 produces the protein MCTHHDDQSQQNLPCLHCQPHTYIRMVQHMIERCIILRMTRDECVKALDHHASIQPLVTLTIWRGLQRENKDFFETYGHFVSPRPFLSGYVRRSPRFARRI, from the exons atgtgtACTCATCATGATGACCAATCACAACAGAACCTCCCTTGTCTCCATTGCCAACCACATACATACATTCGCATG GTTCAACATATGATAGAGAGATGCATTATACTCCGTATGACTCGTGACGAATGCGTCAAGGCGTTAGACCACCACGCAAGCATTCAACCCCTCGTTACGCTCACCA TTTGGAGAGGACTTCAAAGGGAAAATAAGGACTTCTTTGAAACGTATGGTCATTTCGTCTCTCCCAGGCCATTCTTAA GTGGATATGTTCGGAGATCGCCGAGGTTTGCGAGAAGGATATGA